In Pseudobacter ginsenosidimutans, the following are encoded in one genomic region:
- a CDS encoding lactonase family protein, with protein MKHLLTTALIMSTTIQGFSQAKQYLLIGTYTSGKSEGIYVYSFDNGKCEPVSKLATNNPSYLAVSPDNKFVYAVHEEGKDKPNVSSYAFNNQSGTLQLLNQQNTQGDHPCYVSIDKSGKWVAAGNYSGGNFSLFPVKEDGGLRPASQTIQHEGKGIDPKRQTKPYVHSTVFSPDNKHLFVQDLGLDKIFNYNFDSKTGELHPAADPFTTTNPGGGPRHLDFHPTQPWAYLMEEMSGNVVALKYHHGILDTFQTISAIAKGYTGDIGSADIHVSPDGKFLYASNRGQSDDIAIFKIDQRTGKLTLIDNAKLNGKGPRNFSIDPTGRFLLVAYQRSDKVEVYNRNARTGLLTPTGNEFSVGNPVCLKWIK; from the coding sequence ATGAAACACCTACTCACAACAGCACTGATCATGTCAACCACCATACAGGGATTTTCCCAGGCCAAACAATACCTTCTTATCGGAACCTATACTTCCGGCAAGAGCGAAGGCATCTACGTGTATAGTTTCGACAATGGCAAATGCGAGCCCGTGAGTAAACTGGCCACCAACAATCCTTCCTACCTGGCCGTATCTCCCGACAATAAATTTGTATATGCCGTGCATGAAGAAGGGAAAGACAAACCCAATGTGAGCTCCTATGCTTTCAATAATCAATCAGGTACATTACAGTTGCTGAATCAGCAGAACACCCAGGGTGACCATCCCTGTTATGTTTCGATAGATAAGTCAGGCAAGTGGGTGGCCGCAGGAAACTACTCCGGCGGCAATTTCTCCCTGTTCCCGGTGAAAGAAGATGGTGGGCTGCGTCCTGCATCACAAACCATTCAGCACGAAGGGAAAGGTATCGATCCCAAAAGGCAGACAAAACCCTATGTGCACTCAACTGTATTCTCCCCGGACAATAAACATCTTTTTGTACAGGACCTTGGGCTCGACAAAATCTTCAACTATAATTTCGATTCCAAAACCGGAGAATTGCACCCGGCAGCCGATCCCTTCACCACTACCAATCCCGGCGGAGGCCCCAGGCATCTCGACTTCCATCCAACCCAACCCTGGGCCTATCTGATGGAAGAAATGAGTGGAAATGTAGTGGCCTTGAAATACCATCACGGTATTCTGGATACTTTCCAGACCATTTCGGCTATTGCTAAAGGTTATACAGGAGATATCGGTAGTGCAGATATCCATGTTTCTCCCGATGGAAAATTCCTGTACGCTTCCAACCGCGGACAATCGGATGATATCGCCATCTTCAAAATAGATCAGCGCACAGGAAAGCTCACGCTGATCGATAATGCAAAACTGAATGGCAAAGGTCCCCGCAATTTCTCCATCGATCCAACTGGTCGCTTTCTTTTGGTGGCTTACCAGCGGTCAGATAAAGTGGAAGTGTACAACAGGAATGCAAGAACAGGACTGCTC